Sequence from the Cryptococcus neoformans var. neoformans JEC21 chromosome 1, complete sequence genome:
TGTTCCTCTCATTTGTCGTGTCGTCGGCGTAAAGCTAACAGGCCCGTTCGCAGTTGGCTCTAATCCCCCCGCGTTCGACTATTTTCCTTTGGACGAGAACCATCCTTTCCGCCCACAAGCCGCGTACGATCTCAGCAAGCAGTAAGTCCGCTTGCGTCCATTTGACACTCCGTCTGACCCACATCTTGATGCTCATGTTCACACCCTTCAGGATCTGCGAAGTGCAAGCAGGCGCCTTTGCTCGAAAATACCCATGGATGCGAATCGCCTCCTTCCGTTATCATTGGGTCGTTGACTCGTCCTTGTTCAACCTCGAGACGCTGCACAAACGTGGAGGAGAGCCGAAGGATCTGTGGGGCTACATCTCCGAGAAGGACGTTGCTGAGGCGACTCTGTTGGGATTGACAGCTCCAGAAGCGACCTTTCCCAACGGTCACGAggccttcttcgtcgtaGCGCCGGTACAGCATCAACAGGCTGCTACTATTCCGCTCATCGACAAGTGGTATCCTAACgtcgagaagagaagggaatGGAAGGGTAACGAGGGACTGTACGATTGTAGCAAGGCCAAACGGCTCTTGGGCTGGGAGGCAAAGGAGTACTTCCCATGGTACCCTTAGATCTCATTAAAAGAAAGTGTGGGGGAAAGCATGATGCATATGATCACGATGTTCCGATGCGCAATGTACCCTCGCTTGACTAACTCATGACGCAAAGGGCGAGTGGAAGCAGATGCGGCCGGCTGCTCTGAAATGTAAGGGTACAGAGGAACGAGGataggaggaagacaaggaggaagatgggaggaagacagGAATGACGTACACGTAACATATCTCTACAAGATAATAATGTCTATCCGATTTACAACTTCCAATATGTACAACAAAAACAATTATCCCACTCTCCTCTATCCATCCACTCAACAGCCGAAGCTGTTCCCTCATCCCCGGGCCAACAAGACGCCCATCTGGTCCCGAGTGACCAGCTTCACCCGCAACCCGAGCATCGTTAGGCGGTCCTTAAAGGCCGCCAACGTAAGCTCGCCCGACTCTGGGTCGATATCTTCAAGGTCGATATCGACAGGGTCAGGCTTGTTGACTATTGGGGGGGGATCGTGGCGGAGATCGTCAAGGATAAGACCTGCCTTATTGGAGCCGAAGGACGTGTCAAACGACGAGTCCAACTGTCCAGAGGAGTCACTGTCGACGGAGGAGGGAGCCCTAGAACATCTGGCACCTACGGTAGATTCGTAAGCGTAACTTCAACGTGGAAGATTAACAAGGTGCTCACGGTCattggagaggagggaggcCATGATGGACGTCTTCATGTCCAACATTTCCTTAGGAGCAGATAGCCTCTCCAGGTCCTTCCTGAACTCTTGCGGCGCCGTAGACGTTCGACTGTCAAACGCCTCAGCAcgacgagaagaggagcctCCGCCTATACCCCTGCCGCCAGGACGAGACCCTTCACCAGGACGAGACCCTCCGCCAGAACCAGACCCTCCCCCACGAGAATTATCGCCCCCAAAGCCGGAATTTCCGCCTTGTGAGCCATCATTATCCTTGCCAGGCGGCTTGTCGTCCCCTGGcttgtcctcttcacctttctcttcatcatgcAAAGCCGCCAATGTGCGCTTGTTCCTCTTGGTCGAATGAAGACTGTGTCGCCTGCGCCCAGCCTCTAATCCTTTCAACCTCATGTCGGCGGCTGAATGAGCGGTCGCATCAACAGGAACATGATGAGCAAAAGGGAGGGGCAGGTCGTTGAGGAAGCGTTGTATTGGAAGTGCCGCTGCATGAGCAAGAAACAAAAGGATGGTCGCATCGAGGTGATACCTCGCCTCTTTATTCAACGCGGCGTTGGCACGGTCGCTGATCAGACAATTGGGAGGCGACGACCAAAAGTCTTGCAGCTCCGCGAGTTCCTCGACAGAGTAATCATCTGGCATATGTCCAAAATGTCGTCTGACTTTCTCCAAAAACTCGTTATCTGCCTCTAGGGCAAGTACGGGAATGTCCGGGGTCGAGTCTCGATAGAGATACACAACCCGATAAAAGTATTCGTTGACTATAGAGAGACCGAAGATGCAGCGCGAAATGGCGTAGCCCAAGATGACATACCACATAGTTTGAAACACGCCTTCCTGGCGGAGGTAACTAAGAGCTTTCTCGTCGGTTTGACTTTTAGCCTCGCCGGTAAGAAGATCCGCTAATTGCATCCACTTCACTTCGATGACTGCGTAAAGCATTTCTTTCCAGCCCGAGGGAGAGCTAGGATCATTTACACTGCCGATGAGAGAGGCGTCCGGAGTAGTGGCACCATCAATTCTTGATTCGGCGGTGTCTTGCGATTGAGAGGGCTATGTTGAACGCGTAATAAGCATTGTGTCACCTTTTGCACATGTCATGACTCACGACTCCCAGAACTTTCCCCGTCCGCCGTCTGTACACATCCACTAGATCTAGCTTCGTCCATTCTTTGTCATCATTGTCGTAGAAGACCGTTTTCAAATTTGCTTGATGTGAGAACGTGGTAGCCATCATCTCCTGGTTCTCTTGGATGAACCGATCAAGATAGCGACGAACATGCCCGTCGTCGAACCTTTGCTCATCAACGATCATCCCGTCCCTGTACCCATTGGCCCAGGATTGGCCCAGATAGTCAACTCGGCACACCTTATCGTAGGGGCGGATAGTAAGGTATTCGGAGACCTCATAAGGTTCGCTGAGGTCAAAGGGgacgagagagagaggatatGGTCGGTCTTTGTTTTTAGGGTGGCCGCCGTATGCAATGGGATCGTCACGAGGGGATTTTGAATGTTCGGGGAGTGTTTGATGTGATGAGGG
This genomic interval carries:
- a CDS encoding hexose transport-related protein, putative; translation: MAFNICITGAAGHVGKVVSRAALAKGHRVFGVDLPANSGVSGNDKYNYKQLDVRDDTALKTAMKEQGCDAMIHLAAVLNNPNSVHKGKDWTESDIHNINTSMSYGILRASSDLGIKRVVQASSVNAIGMLGSNPPAFDYFPLDENHPFRPQAAYDLSKQICEVQAGAFARKYPWMRIASFRYHWVVDSSLFNLETLHKRGGEPKDLWGYISEKDVAEATLLGLTAPEATFPNGHEAFFVVAPVQHQQAATIPLIDKWYPNVEKRREWKGNEGLYDCSKAKRLLGWEAKEYFPWYP